A region from the Caldicellulosiruptor naganoensis genome encodes:
- a CDS encoding DUF3794 domain-containing protein encodes MLKNFISIEGVANVSEFPTFTTLDRYNQFEVEEQVTIPAEKPEMEQIISVMVEASIKNYYAIATPTGLKVIIEGELKQKITYVANKPTQSIHSAMFITGFCNFIDIPLNLPTDQNVPELLMRQAFQLYFRQILTQNIL; translated from the coding sequence ATGCTCAAAAACTTTATCAGTATCGAAGGGGTTGCAAATGTATCTGAGTTTCCCACATTTACAACTCTTGACAGATACAACCAGTTTGAGGTAGAGGAACAAGTTACAATACCTGCAGAAAAGCCTGAGATGGAGCAAATTATCTCTGTTATGGTAGAGGCAAGTATAAAAAACTACTATGCAATTGCAACACCAACCGGGCTAAAAGTAATTATCGAAGGTGAACTTAAGCAAAAGATAACATATGTTGCAAATAAGCCAACACAGTCTATTCACTCAGCAATGTTTATAACAGGCTTTTGCAACTTTATAGATATACCACTCAATCTTCCAACTGATCAGAATGTGCCGGAATTGCTGATGCGCCAAGCTTTCCAACTTTACTTCCGACAAATCCTAACACAGAATATATTGTAG
- the hepT gene encoding type VII toxin-antitoxin system HepT family RNase toxin, translating into MQNNLDLDKISLKMKYIRECLSKLEQLKKLSYQDFIADFRNITSCKYLLQTSIEAIIDICNHIVSRKKLGKPSSYSDTIKILLENSYISTNLAEKLIRMVKFRNRIVHLYLEVDNQTLYEILQNNLSDFELFWNEISSKIFNEE; encoded by the coding sequence ATGCAAAACAACCTTGACTTAGATAAAATTTCCTTGAAAATGAAATATATCAGAGAATGTTTATCAAAACTTGAACAGCTCAAAAAATTAAGTTACCAAGATTTCATTGCTGATTTTAGGAATATCACAAGTTGTAAGTATCTATTACAAACATCAATTGAAGCTATTATTGATATATGCAATCATATCGTTTCAAGAAAAAAATTAGGTAAGCCTTCAAGTTATTCTGATACCATCAAAATTTTGCTTGAAAATAGTTATATTTCAACTAATTTAGCAGAAAAATTAATCCGAATGGTGAAATTTAGAAACAGAATAGTTCATTTGTATCTTGAGGTAGACAACCAAACTTTATATGAAATCCTCCAAAACAATCTTAGTGATTTTGAACTGTTTTGGAATGAGATTTCAAGCAAAATTTTTAATGAGGAGTGA
- a CDS encoding type II toxin-antitoxin system RelE family toxin encodes MSICRNCRKILGSLSSPKITRLHGKLEGFYRYKEGDLRIIYSLEKDRLIIYVYDIGPRGDIYK; translated from the coding sequence ATAAGTATTTGCAGAAATTGCCGCAAAATATTAGGCTCTCTTTCTTCTCCCAAAATTACAAGACTACATGGGAAGTTAGAAGGTTTTTACAGATACAAAGAAGGTGATCTCAGGATAATATATAGTTTAGAGAAAGATAGACTTATAATTTATGTCTATGATATTGGACCAAGAGGAGACATATATAAATAA
- a CDS encoding heavy-metal-associated domain-containing protein, with product MTKKIYIEGMTCEHCVRRVENSLKAIEGVSSVKVDLQGGVATIELSKDVKDEEFGRAIDDAGYEVVRIE from the coding sequence ATGACAAAGAAAATTTATATTGAAGGCATGACTTGCGAACACTGCGTAAGAAGAGTGGAAAACAGCCTAAAAGCCATAGAAGGTGTAAGCTCTGTTAAGGTTGATCTGCAAGGAGGCGTTGCAACCATTGAGCTAAGTAAAGATGTAAAAGATGAAGAGTTTGGTCGAGCAATTGATGATGCAGGGTATGAGGTTGTGAGAATTGAATAG
- the eam gene encoding glutamate 2,3-aminomutase: MERLDVVNNKERFEKLKEAIQDYLDVKDTIKTGIEDEEKIEYQKKKILSYFGASENDWGNYKWQLKNRIASAKILKDLLNLDEKEAQQIEQVGKIYRFAISPYYLSLIDPDNPNCPIKKQSVPSSFELIEKGELDPMDEEHTSPTKIITQRYPDRLIIKVTNICGMFCRFCQRRRLIGETDTHASLDDITDAIEYVAQNPHIRDVLITGGDALMLSDEILEWILRSLRQIPHVEIIRIGTRAPVTLPQRITKELVNMLKKYHPIYINTHFNHPREITKESKRACEMLVDSGIPLGNQMVLLNGINNDKYVVRKLNQELLKIRVKPYYIFHPKRVKGTSHFWVTIEEGMEIIESLRGRTSGMAVPTYIINAPKGKGKTPILPNYLLYFGKDKVVFRNWEGEVFEVENGQ, from the coding sequence ATGGAAAGGTTAGATGTTGTTAACAATAAGGAGAGGTTTGAAAAGTTAAAAGAAGCAATTCAAGACTACTTAGATGTCAAAGACACAATCAAGACTGGTATAGAGGATGAGGAAAAAATTGAATATCAAAAGAAAAAGATACTTTCTTACTTTGGTGCCAGTGAAAATGACTGGGGAAATTATAAATGGCAACTGAAAAATAGAATTGCCTCAGCCAAAATATTAAAAGATCTTCTAAACCTTGATGAAAAAGAAGCACAGCAAATAGAGCAAGTAGGTAAGATTTATCGCTTTGCAATCTCACCTTATTATTTATCGCTAATTGACCCGGATAATCCAAACTGCCCAATAAAAAAGCAATCAGTCCCAAGCTCATTTGAGCTGATAGAAAAAGGAGAGCTTGACCCAATGGACGAAGAGCACACATCACCTACAAAGATTATTACACAGCGCTATCCAGATAGGCTCATAATAAAGGTTACAAACATATGTGGGATGTTTTGCAGATTTTGTCAGCGAAGAAGGCTCATTGGCGAGACTGACACACACGCATCCTTAGATGATATTACAGATGCAATAGAGTATGTGGCACAAAATCCTCACATTCGAGATGTACTTATCACAGGCGGAGATGCTCTGATGCTTTCTGATGAGATTTTGGAGTGGATTTTAAGGTCACTCAGGCAAATACCTCATGTTGAGATAATCAGAATTGGCACACGAGCACCTGTGACTTTGCCACAAAGAATTACAAAAGAACTTGTTAATATGCTAAAGAAATATCACCCTATTTATATCAACACACATTTTAATCATCCGCGAGAGATAACGAAAGAATCAAAAAGAGCTTGCGAGATGCTGGTAGATAGCGGCATTCCACTTGGTAACCAGATGGTTTTGTTAAATGGGATCAACAATGATAAGTATGTTGTTCGAAAGCTCAATCAAGAGCTTTTAAAAATCCGGGTAAAGCCATACTATATCTTTCATCCAAAAAGGGTAAAGGGAACATCGCACTTTTGGGTGACAATTGAAGAGGGCATGGAGATTATTGAAAGCCTCAGAGGTAGAACCTCCGGCATGGCAGTTCCAACATACATCATAAATGCACCAAAGGGCAAGGGGAAAACCCCAATTTTGCCAAATTATCTTCTTTACTTTGGCAAAGATAAGGTTGTGTTTAGAAACTGGGAAGGTGAGGTTTTTGAGGTGGAGAATGGGCAATAA
- a CDS encoding tRNA (adenine-N1)-methyltransferase yields the protein MHQGFETKRVIIGPDGFKKVVDITVPKRVNLPTGYIDSTSLAQIPPGGSFVANDVEYYVFPCDTFDYVMHYLKRHTQIVYPKDGAYILMRLDINPGKRVGEAGTGSGAFTLYLSMAVGNEGKVYTYEQREEFYKLAEKNIKGFSKFDNVVMHNKSILDGIEEKDLDAFFLDIREPEEAIPEIRKALKPAGHLGILVPTTNQVAETLRALEEHKFYVSEVVEIMMRQYKPVPERLRPDDRMIGHTAYMIFGRKIGE from the coding sequence TTGCACCAGGGATTTGAAACAAAAAGGGTTATAATTGGCCCAGATGGTTTTAAAAAAGTAGTTGACATAACCGTACCAAAGAGAGTAAATTTGCCAACAGGATATATAGATTCTACTTCTTTAGCGCAAATACCACCAGGCGGCAGTTTTGTAGCAAACGATGTTGAATATTATGTGTTTCCTTGTGACACATTTGACTATGTTATGCATTATCTAAAGCGCCACACCCAGATTGTCTACCCGAAAGATGGGGCATACATACTCATGCGCCTTGATATAAACCCTGGAAAAAGAGTTGGTGAAGCAGGTACCGGCTCTGGAGCTTTCACTTTATATCTTTCAATGGCTGTAGGAAACGAAGGAAAAGTATATACCTACGAGCAAAGAGAGGAGTTTTATAAACTGGCAGAAAAGAACATTAAGGGCTTTTCAAAATTTGACAATGTCGTGATGCATAATAAATCAATCCTCGATGGAATAGAAGAAAAAGATTTGGACGCATTTTTCTTGGACATAAGAGAACCAGAAGAAGCTATACCTGAAATCAGAAAAGCATTAAAGCCTGCAGGGCACTTAGGAATACTTGTACCTACAACAAATCAGGTTGCTGAAACCCTGAGAGCTTTAGAAGAACATAAGTTTTATGTATCTGAAGTTGTGGAGATTATGATGCGCCAGTACAAACCCGTGCCAGAAAGGCTCAGGCCTGATGACAGGATGATAGGCCATACTGCTTATATGATCTTTGGAAGGAAAATTGGTGAGTAA
- a CDS encoding Mrp/NBP35 family ATP-binding protein — protein sequence MRENVMHPIPKNEFTDVKKIYAIVSGKGGVGKSLVTSLLAVGLRREGFDVGVFDADITGPSIPKIFGVTGAKIDSDSKAIYPVRTHNDIRIMSMNLLLNKEDAPVIWRGPLIAKTIEQFWTEVGWGVLDYLLIDMPPGTGDVVLTVFQSIPIDGIIIVTSPQDLVSLIVKKAYNMAKQMDIPIVGIVENMSYAICPHCGKEIDIFGKSKLESIAQQLDLKILGRVPIDPELTKLCDEGEIERAKNLYLDSCIEVLKKEIAEE from the coding sequence TTGAGAGAAAATGTAATGCACCCAATTCCCAAAAATGAATTTACTGATGTTAAAAAGATTTACGCAATTGTCAGTGGCAAAGGCGGAGTTGGGAAAAGCCTTGTTACATCTCTTTTGGCGGTGGGACTGAGAAGAGAAGGGTTTGATGTAGGGGTATTTGATGCTGATATTACAGGTCCTTCTATTCCAAAGATTTTTGGTGTAACTGGCGCAAAGATTGATTCTGACTCTAAAGCAATTTATCCTGTGAGGACTCATAATGATATAAGAATAATGTCAATGAATCTGCTTTTAAATAAAGAGGATGCTCCTGTTATTTGGAGAGGACCGCTCATTGCAAAAACAATAGAACAGTTTTGGACAGAAGTTGGCTGGGGTGTACTGGACTATCTTCTTATTGACATGCCACCTGGTACGGGTGATGTTGTTCTCACAGTTTTTCAGTCGATTCCAATTGACGGAATAATAATTGTAACATCTCCTCAAGACCTTGTATCTTTAATAGTCAAAAAAGCCTATAACATGGCAAAACAGATGGATATACCAATTGTAGGAATTGTAGAGAATATGAGCTATGCAATATGTCCTCATTGCGGAAAAGAAATTGATATCTTTGGCAAAAGCAAGCTGGAGAGCATAGCCCAGCAGTTAGATTTAAAAATTTTAGGCAGGGTCCCAATAGACCCGGAACTTACTAAACTTTGTGATGAAGGTGAAATTGAAAGGGCAAAGAATTTGTACCTGGATTCTTGTATAGAGGTCTTAAAGAAAGAAATTGCAGAAGAATAA
- the mntA gene encoding type VII toxin-antitoxin system MntA family adenylyltransferase antitoxin: MLDVESKLPKLIEYFSSTPEILGVWIIGSYGTEFQTEDSDIDLAILFDKDMSIFEEIDIEIKICEILETDMVDIVNLNKAPLTLQFKTISEGRQIFERDFKKVADFEEQVLDLYQDHEYFYKAFWEDFKASLSKESSNHAKQP; this comes from the coding sequence GTGTTGGACGTAGAATCAAAATTGCCAAAACTAATTGAATATTTTAGCTCAACACCTGAAATACTGGGTGTATGGATAATAGGCTCATATGGAACTGAATTTCAAACAGAAGACAGTGACATAGATTTGGCAATTCTATTTGACAAAGATATGAGCATTTTCGAAGAGATTGACATTGAAATTAAAATTTGTGAAATACTTGAAACTGATATGGTTGACATTGTCAACTTAAATAAGGCACCACTTACTTTGCAGTTCAAAACAATCAGTGAAGGAAGACAAATTTTTGAAAGAGATTTTAAAAAAGTTGCAGATTTTGAAGAGCAGGTTTTAGACCTATATCAAGACCATGAATATTTCTACAAGGCTTTTTGGGAAGATTTTAAAGCTTCACTATCAAAGGAGTCGAGTAATCATGCAAAACAACCTTGA
- a CDS encoding DUF5320 family protein, whose amino-acid sequence MPWGFGPAWAGRGFARGFGRGFGGGFGFGRGLGICKWLYLSTSSDVPFAKEALEYEKQILEQRLKLIDRLLSKEQKQE is encoded by the coding sequence ATGCCTTGGGGTTTTGGACCTGCATGGGCAGGAAGAGGATTTGCAAGAGGCTTTGGAAGAGGTTTTGGCGGCGGTTTTGGTTTTGGCAGAGGTCTTGGAATTTGCAAATGGCTGTATTTGAGCACTTCAAGTGACGTTCCTTTTGCTAAAGAAGCTTTGGAGTATGAAAAGCAGATTTTAGAGCAAAGGTTAAAACTAATTGACAGGCTTCTTTCAAAAGAACAAAAACAAGAGTAA
- a CDS encoding SPOCS domain-containing protein: MEIQKGCAYLGVIEPHEYDDVKKTHVYKQVLTKAEFEISESKPEIENFSSVVMQITRKKCKLICGPLGDKIVVTGTINLNVMYTAANPQQSVHNVHLCHDVDAFINIKCLEETHKSFCGCCDVKMYIEWADLEVVDKRRIKGCFLVLITAKCKSVK, translated from the coding sequence ATGGAAATACAAAAAGGTTGTGCATACTTAGGGGTAATTGAACCACATGAGTATGACGATGTAAAAAAGACACACGTTTATAAACAAGTGCTGACAAAGGCAGAGTTTGAAATTTCAGAGTCAAAGCCAGAGATAGAAAATTTTTCGTCGGTAGTGATGCAAATTACAAGAAAAAAGTGCAAGCTAATCTGCGGGCCGCTTGGTGACAAAATAGTTGTTACAGGTACAATAAACTTAAATGTGATGTACACAGCTGCAAATCCACAGCAATCTGTTCACAATGTACATTTATGCCATGATGTTGATGCTTTTATAAACATCAAATGCTTGGAAGAGACTCACAAAAGCTTTTGTGGCTGCTGCGATGTTAAGATGTATATTGAGTGGGCTGATCTTGAGGTAGTAGACAAAAGAAGAATCAAAGGATGCTTTTTAGTGTTGATAACTGCCAAGTGCAAGTCTGTAAAGTAA
- a CDS encoding Rpn family recombination-promoting nuclease/putative transposase: MCDNLPYNINDLEYKYIFSNKSLFLRLLGRIGKIKIFNELTEENLELVDKNYVLPDFSEQESDLLYKARLQEEEVFFYILFEHQSTVDYNMAMRLLFYITDIWRDWLKQFDKNQFKNKSFEFPPVVPIVLYDGDNPWTAIVNLKERIMNFEMFGKYIVDFEYILIDLNNPEEMVFKYKDVLSLILKLNKVRTGEELERLFLDLNKYLQGAKEKEINTLRICLPAALKELGEEKIQEARDILEYITGGAGIMPLFQNLRKIREEWYHEGIQKGIQDGLQQGLQQGLQKKELEIAEKMIVKGYSDEEIHEITGLDIEKIKELRAKHNN; the protein is encoded by the coding sequence ATGTGTGATAATTTACCTTACAATATAAATGATCTTGAATACAAATATATATTTTCCAACAAAAGCCTATTTTTGAGACTTTTGGGAAGGATTGGCAAGATAAAGATATTTAATGAACTAACAGAAGAAAACCTTGAACTGGTGGACAAAAATTATGTATTGCCAGATTTTTCTGAACAGGAAAGTGATCTTTTGTACAAGGCAAGATTGCAAGAAGAAGAGGTTTTTTTCTATATTTTGTTTGAACACCAATCTACAGTTGATTATAACATGGCTATGAGGTTGTTATTTTATATAACCGACATTTGGAGAGATTGGCTCAAGCAATTTGATAAAAATCAATTTAAAAATAAAAGTTTTGAATTTCCACCAGTTGTGCCAATAGTTTTATACGATGGTGATAATCCTTGGACAGCGATTGTAAATTTGAAAGAGAGAATAATGAATTTTGAGATGTTTGGAAAGTATATAGTAGATTTTGAATACATACTGATTGATTTAAATAATCCTGAAGAGATGGTGTTCAAATATAAAGATGTTTTAAGTTTAATATTAAAATTGAATAAGGTGAGAACAGGTGAGGAATTAGAAAGATTGTTTTTAGATTTAAATAAATATCTACAAGGTGCAAAAGAAAAGGAGATTAATACCCTAAGGATATGTTTGCCAGCTGCATTGAAGGAATTAGGTGAAGAGAAGATACAAGAAGCAAGAGATATTTTGGAATATATAACAGGAGGTGCAGGTATAATGCCACTTTTTCAAAATTTGAGAAAAATAAGAGAAGAGTGGTATCACGAAGGAATTCAAAAAGGAATTCAGGATGGACTGCAACAAGGACTGCAACAAGGGCTGCAGAAAAAGGAGCTTGAGATAGCAGAAAAGATGATAGTAAAAGGATATTCAGATGAGGAAATTCATGAGATAACAGGGCTTGATATTGAAAAGATAAAGGAGCTGCGCGCAAAGCATAATAATTAA
- a CDS encoding CBS domain-containing protein gives MLSNIINQDFIKLFPADTVKHALEQMQKRKKSVAVVVDENDFLKGIIVKADIYRFLSQPGHFETYPVELAMTKSVITVDKNDDIKHVAKLLRENDISAVPVLDNGKVIGLVGLEDIVDYFIKM, from the coding sequence ATGCTCTCAAACATTATTAACCAAGATTTCATAAAGCTTTTTCCAGCAGATACAGTAAAGCATGCTTTAGAGCAAATGCAAAAAAGAAAGAAAAGCGTTGCGGTTGTTGTAGATGAAAATGACTTTCTGAAAGGAATTATAGTAAAAGCCGATATATACAGGTTCTTAAGTCAGCCTGGGCACTTTGAAACATATCCTGTTGAGCTTGCAATGACAAAGTCGGTAATTACTGTTGATAAAAACGATGATATAAAACATGTTGCAAAGCTTTTGCGTGAAAATGACATCTCAGCTGTGCCTGTCTTAGACAATGGAAAAGTAATAGGGCTTGTAGGGCTTGAGGATATAGTTGATTACTTTATAAAAATGTAG
- a CDS encoding DUF3794 domain-containing protein yields MADAPSFPTLLPTNPNTEYIVEEKLTIPQEKPDVEQINTVLIEAKVTDSRVIPTPVGLKIVVDGELKQKIIYTANVTEQSVHSVLYVEPFCTFIEVPLKLPAGTNTLQLLQTLGITLNGVLVGKTNVLIEDVTVSLLDPRTIEKCTVLFIWATLNSALSTVLG; encoded by the coding sequence ATTGCTGATGCGCCAAGCTTTCCAACTTTACTTCCGACAAATCCTAACACAGAATATATTGTAGAAGAAAAACTCACAATTCCTCAGGAAAAACCTGATGTTGAGCAAATAAACACAGTCTTGATTGAAGCAAAGGTGACAGACTCAAGAGTAATTCCAACACCTGTTGGACTGAAAATTGTTGTTGATGGTGAGCTCAAACAAAAGATCATATACACAGCCAATGTCACAGAGCAGTCTGTTCACTCAGTTTTGTATGTTGAACCATTTTGCACATTCATCGAAGTGCCACTTAAGCTTCCTGCTGGCACAAACACATTACAGCTTCTGCAGACATTGGGTATCACTTTAAATGGTGTTTTGGTTGGAAAAACCAACGTGCTGATTGAAGATGTGACAGTATCACTTCTTGACCCAAGAACAATTGAAAAATGCACAGTCCTTTTCATCTGGGCAACATTAAATAGCGCACTATCAACTGTACTTGGCTAA
- a CDS encoding DUF134 domain-containing protein produces the protein MPRPIRCRRVEFLPRFNYFSPKEGSNDEVVLKVEELEAIRLKDLEGLMQEECAQKMQVSRQTFQLILEEARKKIADALVNGKAIRIEGGNYVFGNCKYTCLNCGKVFESEKDECPECHSSHVVCHRGKGRGHCFRHHGGW, from the coding sequence TTGCCACGACCAATAAGATGCAGAAGAGTAGAATTTCTGCCAAGGTTCAATTACTTTTCACCAAAAGAAGGTTCAAATGATGAAGTGGTTTTAAAAGTAGAGGAGCTTGAAGCAATAAGACTTAAAGACTTAGAAGGGCTCATGCAGGAAGAATGTGCACAAAAAATGCAGGTTTCTCGTCAGACGTTTCAGCTCATATTAGAAGAGGCGAGAAAAAAAATTGCCGATGCTTTGGTCAACGGCAAAGCTATCAGAATTGAAGGTGGTAACTACGTTTTTGGGAATTGCAAGTATACTTGCTTAAATTGCGGTAAAGTTTTTGAATCAGAAAAGGATGAGTGTCCAGAATGCCACTCTTCTCATGTTGTATGTCACAGAGGGAAAGGAAGAGGACACTGCTTCAGGCACCACGGAGGATGGTGA
- a CDS encoding NifB/NifX family molybdenum-iron cluster-binding protein, with amino-acid sequence MKIAVMLIGDKISPHFGGSEKVCIYTVENGAIVNKEYFDMPEHRAGLFAKFIKQKGADVVIAGSIGERARYIFDSLGIKYFIGVLGSPDEAVEKLLKGELKSNEALANEIHEHEEGLHHHSHGHSLHNKI; translated from the coding sequence ATGAAAATAGCAGTTATGCTAATAGGTGACAAAATAAGCCCCCATTTTGGTGGCAGCGAAAAAGTTTGCATATATACAGTTGAAAATGGTGCTATTGTAAATAAGGAATATTTTGACATGCCAGAGCACAGGGCTGGGCTTTTTGCAAAGTTTATAAAACAAAAAGGAGCAGATGTTGTAATTGCAGGCTCAATTGGCGAGAGGGCAAGATATATATTCGATAGTCTTGGCATTAAGTATTTCATCGGTGTTTTAGGTTCTCCAGATGAAGCAGTTGAAAAGCTATTAAAAGGTGAGCTAAAATCAAATGAAGCACTTGCAAATGAGATCCATGAGCATGAAGAGGGACTGCATCATCATTCACATGGACATTCACTCCATAATAAAATCTAA